A part of Candida albicans SC5314 chromosome 2, complete sequence genomic DNA contains:
- the LAS1 gene encoding rRNA-processing protein (Putative bud formation and morphogenesis protein; mutation confers hypersensitivity to 5-fluorocytosine (5-FC), 5-fluorouracil (5-FU); macrophage-induced; Spider biofilm induced): MKQHPLVTAYKGIDDLQQLKKWFYEYDDTIDHRKKAISKVKGLLTRGKLPHGVEATSLLTSIVLDDLQRKDIDSCVLQLSYTMALIRFVNGLLDPYQQSNYAIPMHLLAKQLNLPTYFVELRHMGTHENLPSLDILRSTCSKALTWLYDNYWCHVEEANQDKQVSIGGPLTDAVEFRSNDLRTRIEDSQIYNNLKAFKRIRKQDLNKVYEKNDTTSDLAATYHRCVSDIVEFAKENCDLLVNVLLLKNYLIYPSSKVKDKKSKFNPLIIKLYEPLFDALGLSFKLKCFSKTIELIEGIPLSFVDKKVYRKLGFTEKFEYDELFQVMEWVLYFMQDLLRNENVPSPVHNKNELVILFLDSLKLIEQKISQSLLPSFAKILQGLCDVVNDGVKSEIDPETVQKLDAWNKSLNNLHGTKKIFELPPSLDDLLGLSPSPGPIPETTSSNPMKHVLDDDDDEEEEGVRRKQHHSSDSKTYILKPHKNWRPVPFGTCI; encoded by the coding sequence ATGAAACAACATCCACTTGTCACGGCATATAAAGGCATTGATGACttgcaacaattgaaaaaatggtTTTACGAGTATGATGACACAATAGACCATAGAAAAAAAGCAATATCAAAAGTAAAAGGATTGTTAACCAGAGGGAAATTACCACATGGAGTTGAAGCCACATCGCTTCTAACATCCATAGTTTTGGATGATTTGCAAAGAAAAGACATTGACTCTTGTGTGTTACAGTTATCTTACACCATGGCCTTGATTAGATTTGTTAATGGGTTGTTAGATCCCTATCAGCAGTCAAACTATGCCATTCCTATGCACCTATTGGCAAAACAATTGAACCTACCTACATATTTTGTAGAATTGCGACACATGGGGACTCATGAAAACTTGCCAAGCCTAGATATATTGAGAAGTACTTGTTCAAAAGCATTGACTTGGCTTTATGACAATTATTGGTGTCATGTGGAAGAAGCAAATCAGGATAAACAAGTTTCTATTGGGGGGCCATTGACTGATGCCGTTGAATTTCGAAGTAATGATCTAAGGACAAGAATTGAAGATTCTCAGATTTACAATAATTTGAAAGCGTTCAAGCGAATACGGAAACAAGATCTAAACAAGGTTTACGAGAAGAATGATACAACGAGCGATTTAGCTGCGACATATCATAGGTGTGTTCTGGACATAGTCGAATTTGCTAAAGAAAATTGTGATTTATTAGTGAATGTTTTATTGCTCAAGAATTACCTTATATACCCTTCTTCAAAAGTCAAAGATAAGAAACTGAAATTCAATCCCTTGATTATAAAATTGTATGAACCATTATTTGACGCATTGGGGTTGTCATTTAAACTCAAATGTTTTTCCAAGACTATCGAATTGATTGAGGGGATTCCTTTGAGTTTTGTGGACAAGAAGGTATATCGAAAGCTTGGTTTTACTGAAAAGTTTGAGTATGACGAACTCTTCCAAGTAATGGAATGGGTGTTATATTTCATGCAAGACCTTTTGAGAAACGAAAATGTTCCCCTGCCAGTCCACAACAAGAATGAGTTGGTAATCTTATTTTTGGACAGTCTCAAACTAATAGAACAAAAGATATCACAATCACTTTTGCCTAGTTTTGCAAAAATCTTGCAAGGTCTTTGTGACGTGGTGAACGATGGAGTTAAATCTGAAATTGATCCAGAAACTGTACAAAAGTTGGATGCTTGGAATAAACTGCTTAATAACCTACACGGTACAAAGAAGATTTTTGAGTTGCCACCATCCTTGGACGATTTATTAGGATTATCGCCGTCGCCTGGTCCAATCCCAGAGACAACTTCCAGCAACCCAATGAAACATGTcttagatgatgatgatgatgaagaggaagaaggTGTTCGTAGAAAGCAGCACCACTCGAGTGATAGTAAAACCTATATTTTGAAACCCCATAAGAATTGGAGGCCCGTTCCTTTTGGGACATGTATTTAG
- a CDS encoding uncharacterized protein (Predicted thioesterase/thiol ester dehydrase-isomerase; Spider biofilm induced), which yields MLELTAGPNPVPDFEEALRVIKLDETHYVGAHPLRLPVTGGRGVYGGHLIAQSLLVAIESTRDSTTNQVFIPDSYHSYFINAGNAKTPMNYTVTKLYDDSISSKRFIVVQQNGKNRLTCLVNLRKPGTKTLHQEGSGPNISIPVPPIQLKYPNPDELHQVQHTDFVRNAFGKEFIDYRECPEEKDQYAAERWLTVFTGLRNHAEPGASLEAVTEELPDASGKIHKVEKVILRPKDSQSVRDPIYNYVGLADLSDSAFLTTMARILHIPWAPSLEIDETYDESRDATYIMRTTLNAAHIFHYNAMSLDHHIYFHNQDYTPDDDSNFDICKDWLAFTYQMKRLSNNRTLVRGFLFNEKHKCIATVVQEGLTIVYNGVGNTADKSRL from the coding sequence ATGCTTGAGTTAACGGCTGGTCCTAATCCCGTTCCAGATTTTGAAGAGGCACTTCGAGTAATTAAATTAGATGAAACCCATTATGTTGGGGCGCATCCATTGAGATTACCAGTTACAGGAGGAAGAGGTGTATATGGTGGTCATTTGATTGCACAGTCTTTACTTGTGGCTATAGAATCTACACGAGACTCAACAACTAATCAAGTTTTTATTCCAGATTCTTATCATCTGTATTTTATCAATGCCGGTAATGCCAAAACTCCAATGAATTATACAGTAACCAAATTGTatgatgattcaatttcaagtaaacgttttattgttgttcaaCAAAACGGTAAAAATCGTTTAACCTGTTTAGTCAATTTAAGAAAGCCCGGCACAAAAAcattacaccaagaagGATCCGGACCAAACATTAGTATCCCCGTTCCACCAATACAACTAAAATATCCAAACCCCGATGAATTACATCAAGTACAACATACAGATTTTGTTAGAAATGCATTTGGCAAAGAGTTTATTGATTATCGAGAATGTCCTGAGGAAAAAGACCAGTACGCTGCGGAACGGTGGTTAACGGTATTCACTGGGTTAAGAAACCATGCCGAGCCAGGTGCTTCACTTGAAGCAGTTACAGAAGAATTACCAGATGCCAGTGGGAAAATTCATAAAGTGGAGAAAGTGATATTGCGACCAAAAGATTCTCAATCTGTAAGGGATCCAATTTACAATTATGTGGGTTTAGCTGATTTATCCGATTCTGCATTTCTTACAACAATGGCAAGAATTTTGCATATTCCTTGGGCTCCATCATTGGAAATAGATGAAACGTACGACGAAAGTAGAGATGCCACATATATAATGAGGACTACTTTAAATGCTGCTCATATTTTCCATTATAACGCAATGTCGTTAGACCATCACATATATTTCCATAACCAAGATTATACACCTGATGATGATtccaattttgatatttgcAAAGATTGGTTGGCATTCACATATCAAATGAAAAGACTCTCAAATAATAGAACACTAGTTCGTGGGTTTCTctttaatgaaaaacaTAAATGCATTGCAACAGTGGTTCAGGAAGGACTAACCATTGTTTATAATGGTGTTGGTAACACAGCAGATAAATCGCGTTTATAG
- the TES1 gene encoding Tes1p (Putative acyl-CoA thioesterase), giving the protein MREEYQSNSSHVELINLDEVYGVTKIGPNTYRGNRPLTKPDRRSRGVYGGNLCGQAVLVAMEASPPEFKPHSFHSYFVKAVRDDEPLTWKVQEVSTGRTFANRSLQALQLGNIVFTAEVSLTKKNSISKTKSAENKPSFSFETPIGKTFDAYNNASLPIVSNDLVLLDYRLFPKQLDSDKISYSLKWGNDNQNSWDMLHVKTDYQFVGLAILSDTLDVGAFLKHLGYESNPKFNASLDHSVYFHDNDFDVTKWCTTFIKVSRMGNDRALIKGEIYSNNGSHIATIVQERLWITGGAKL; this is encoded by the coding sequence ATGAGGGAAGAGTATCAATCAAACAGTAGCCACGTTGAGCTAATCAATTTAGATGAAGTGTACGGAGTTACAAAGATAGGACCTAATACATATCGTGGAAACAGACCATTAACCAAACCAGATAGAAGATCAAGGGGGGTTTACGGGGGAAATCTTTGTGGTCAAGCCGTCTTAGTTGCCATGGAAGCATCGCCACCAGAGTTTAAACCACATTCCTTTCATTCATATTTTGTTAAAGCTGTTCGTGATGATGAGCCATTGACTTGGAAAGTGCAAGAAGTGTCTACTGGTAGGACTTTTGCTAATCGTTCATTACAAGCTCTTCAGCTTGGCAATATTGTTTTTACTGCGGAAGTGTCTTTGACCAAGAAAAACTCTATTtccaaaaccaaatcaGCTGAAAATAAACCGTCCTTTCTGTTCGAGACTCCAATAGGTAAAACTTTCGATGCTTATAATAATGCTTCCTTGCCGATTGTCTCAAACGATTTAGTTTTACTTGACTATAGGCTATTCCCAAAGCAATTAGACTCAGATAAAATATCATATTCACTTAAATGGGGTAATGACAATCAGAATAGTTGGGATATGTTGCATGTTAAAACAGATTATCAGTTTGTTGGGTTGGCTATACTATCAGATACACTTGATGTTGGTGCATTTTTGAAGCATTTAGGTTACGAAAGCAATCCGAAATTTAATGCATCTTTGGATCACAGTGTTTATTTCCACgataatgattttgatgtAACAAAGTGGTGCACAACATTTATAAAAGTTTCTAGAATGGGTAACGATAGAGCATTAATCAAAGGTGAAATTTACTCAAATAATGGCCTGCATATTGCCACTATTGTTCAAGAAAGATTGTGGATCACAGGGGGTGCTAAATTATAG
- a CDS encoding uncharacterized protein (Ortholog(s) have acyl-CoA hydrolase activity, role in fatty acid beta-oxidation and mitochondrion, peroxisome localization) codes for MIQNVTRDKLYPEGKPVDLEEEFGVEKIGPNLYRGKKPIAKPDKRSRGAFGGFLAGQALVVAIESVPKEFKPHSFHSYFVKAVDDLAPLEWAVDEVSNGRNYANRSLKAYQYEDIVYTANVSLTKKISTKKAIEETGVKPFEFQTPKHEWFNRHKLEDLPVADVNSRLLAYHKFFPEVVSLEDTREEDNISPAERQLSWYFKWGIENEGDFHQPLANLDSKYQYVGMASLTDTVYLTRLLRILRIEDADHSQFIHYFSVSLDHTIYFHDDDFDVTKWMSFTFKVTRFSHNRALCQGEVYNDKGVHVATIVQEGLVMLNGLEEGAKL; via the coding sequence ATGATTCAAAATGTTACTAGAGATAAATTATACCCAGAAGGTAAACCTGTCGATTTAGAGGAAGAGTTTGGTGTTGAGAAGATTGGACCTAATTTATACAGAGGGAAAAAACCAATAGCAAAACCAGATAAAAGGTCCCGTGGTGCATTTGGTGGATTTTTAGCTGGACAAGCATTAGTAGTGGCAATAGAGTCAGTTCCCAAGGAATTCAAGCCACACCTGTTTCATTCCTATTTTGTGAAAGCTGTTGACGATTTAGCACCTTTGGAATGGGCCGTTGACGAAGTTTCAAATGGTAGAAATTACGCCAACCGTTCATTAAAAGCTTACCAATACGAAGACATTGTTTATACCGCCAATGTGTCTTTGacgaaaaaaatttctacAAAGAAGGCCATAGAAGAAACTGGGGTGAAAccatttgaatttcaaacaCCGAAACATGAATGGTTTAATAGGCATAAACTCGAAGACTTGCCAGTGGCGGATGTAAACTCCAGACTTTTGGCTTATCATAAATTTTTTCCAGAAGTAGTGTCATTGGAAGATACCAGAGAGGAAGATAACATCTCACCAGCAGAAAGACAATTAAGTTGGTATTTCAAATGGGGTATTGAAAATGAGGGTGATTTCCACCAGCCTTTGGCAAACTTGGATTCCAAGTACCAGTATGTTGGTATGGCATCATTGACAGACACGGTGTATTTGACAAGATTGTTGAGAATCTTGAGAATTGAGGATGCCGACCATAGTCAATTCATACATTATTTCTCAGTTTCATTGGATCACACAATATACTTtcatgatgatgattttgatgtGACCAAGTGGATGTCATTCACATTCAAGGTGACGAGGTTCAGTCATAATCGTGCATTGTGTCAAGGTGAAGTATATAATGACAAGGGTGTTCATGTAGCTACTATTGTTCAGGAAGGATTAGTAATGCTTAATGGTCTTGAGGAAGGTGCTAAATTATAG